Proteins encoded within one genomic window of Oncorhynchus masou masou isolate Uvic2021 chromosome 1, UVic_Omas_1.1, whole genome shotgun sequence:
- the LOC135543587 gene encoding myosin-binding protein C, cardiac-type-like has translation MEGRQEEVRSEEAQGGAGDPAASDPAATYTIAPAEAPTPAETPAAADTTPAAPQPESQAPDMKTDLTGLFTEKPQSGEVTVGENINFVAKVNAASLLKKPTIKWFKGKWMDLASKSGKNLQLKELYDRNSKVYTFEMQIIAAKPSFAGAYRCEVSSRDKFDSCNFDLTVHEARAVEGFDIRAAFRRTSMDGSEEAGELDFSALLKKRDASKSQVKNEPDEDVWEILQKAPASEYEKIAFQYGITDLRGMLKRLKKMKKEEKKSEVFLKKLDPAYQVEKGHKMKLCIDVANEDVDVKWLKNGQEIQSTGSKYIFESVGNKRYLTINHCSLSDDATYTCVVGDEKCTTELFVKEPPVTITSHLEDQMVMKGERVELECEVSEEGATVKWEKDGVELTRDESFKYRFKKDGRKHVLIINEATKEDCGHYTVKTNGGESMSELMVSEKELEVYQNIADLTVKAKDEAVFKCEVSDETVKGIWYKNGVEVKADARTNITHIGRIHKLTIDDVKPEDQGDYTFVPEGYAFNLSAKLNFLEVKIDYVPRQDPPKIHLDCMGHTADSTIVVVAGNKLRLDVPITGDPAPTVVWTKGEKVMTEGDGRLHVESTKGHCIFTIEGADKQDEGLYSVIVRNPAGEDKADINVKVVDVPDPPSAPRILSVGEDSCVVQWDPPKSDGGNPIIGYVLERKKKKSYRWMRLNFDPYTDTTYEAKRMIEGVEYEMRVYAVNAIGMSCHSAASQPFIPVAPTSEPVGLCVDDISNTTISLKWRTPEHLGSSELDGYGIEYCKEGSDEWVPAFEGLTERTSVIIRDLPTGEKMQFRVRAYNMAGPSAPTSLAQAVTIREIMQKPKIWIPRNLRQTLIKKVEETINLVIPFQGKPRPVITWSKDGEYLNPKQVSVRNSDTDTILFIRKSERKDSGKYEVKLQIENVEDTASISIQIVDLPGSPEKLKIMDVWGFNVALEWKPPKDNGNCEITGYMVQKADKKTMEWYTVYELYRRTNCVVADLIMGNEYIFRIYAVNMVGLSLEPCFSADSAYIQKTGFEYKPPTYKEHDFSEAPKFTHPLVSRSVIAGYNATLSCSVRGIPKPKVTWYKNKMDISNEAKYRMFSKQGVLTLEIRKPCSFDGGVYMCKAVNASGEDVVECKLEIRPPGTFPQAQITKEERDKQMNKAD, from the exons Atggaaggcaggcaggaagaggtgagatcag AGGAAGCCCAGGGTGGAGCAGGGGACCCAGCAGCTTCAGATCCAGCTGCTACATACACTATAGCTCCAGCGGAGGCCCCAACCCCAGCAGAGACCCCTGCAGCAGCGGACACTACACCAGCAGCACCTCAGCCAG AAAGTCAAGCCCCTGACATGAAGACAGACCTCACTGGCCTGTTTACAGAGAAACCCCAGAGTGGGGAGGTCACTGTGG GTGAGAACATCAATTTTGTGGCTAAAGTGAATGCTGCTTCACTGCTGAAGAAGCCCACcatcaagtggtttaaggggaagtGGATGGACCTGGCTAGCAAGTCTGGAAAGAACCTGCAGCTCAAGGAGCTTTATGATCGTAACTCTAAG GTCTACACCTTTGAGATGCAGATCATTGCAGCCAAGCCCAGCTTCGCTGGAGCTTACAGGTGTGAGGTGTCATCCCGGGACAAGTTCGACAGCTGCAACTTTGACCTAACTGTGCATG AGGCCCGGGCTGTGGAAGGGTTTGACATCAGGGCAGCTTTCAGGCGCAC CAGTATGGATGGAAGCGAGGAAGCAGGAGAGTTGGACTTCAGTGCCTTGTTGAAGAAAAG AGA TGCCTCTAAGTCCCAGGTCAAAAATGAGCCTGATGAGGATGTATGGGAAATCCTCCAGAAGGCTCCAGCCAGTGAGTATGAGAAGATCGCCTTCCAGTATGGCATAACAGACCTGCGTGGGATGTTGAAGAGGCTGAAGAAGATGAAGAAGGAGGAAAAGAAGAGTGAAG TTTTCCTAAAGAAGCTGGACCCTGCCTACCAGGTAGAAAAAGGGCATAAAATGAAACTATGTATTGATGTGGCCAATGAAGACGTAGATGTAAAATGGTTGAAGAATGGACAAGAGATTCAATCAACTGGAAG CAA GTACATCTTTGAGAGTGTTGGCAACAAGCGATACCTTACCATCAACCACTGCTCACTGTCAGACGATGCCACATACACTTGTGTGGTCGGAGATGAGAAGTGCACCACAGAGCTCTTTGTCAAAG AGCCTCCTGTCACTATTACAAGTCATCTGGAGGACCAGATGGTCATGAAGGGTGAGCGGGTGGAGTTGGAGTGTGAGGTGTCAGAAGAAGGGGCTACTGTCAAATG GGAGAAAGATGGTGTGGAGCTGACAAGGGATGAGTCCTTCAAGTACCGCTTCAAGAAAGACGGCCGCAAGCACGTCCTCATCATTAATGAGGCAACTAAGGAGGACTGTGGCCACTACACAGTTAAAACCAATGGTGGTGAATCTATGTCTGAACTCATGGTGTCGG AGAAGGAACTggaggtgtaccaaaacattgcTGACCTCACGGTGAAGGCAAAGGATGAGGCTGTGTTTAAGTGTGAGGTCTCAGATGAGACTGTGAAGGGtatctggtacaagaacggagTGGAAGTGAAGGCCGATGCCAGGACCAATATTACACACATTGGCAG GATCCACAAACTCACTATCGATGATGTCAAACCTGAGGACCAGGGTGACTACACCTTTGTTCCAGAGGGATACGCATTCAACCTCTCAGCCAAACTCAACTTCCTGG AGGTCAAGATCGATTATGTGCCTCGCCAAG ATCCTCCAAAGATCCACCTTGACTGCATGGGTCACACGGCCGACTCCACCATAGTGGTGGTGGCTGGGAACAAGCTGCGACTGGACGTGCCCATCACTGGAGACCCAGCGCCTACTGTGGTCTGGACAAAGGGAGAAAAG gtgatgacagagggagatggaaggCTCCACGTGGAGAGCACCAAGGGACACTGTATCTTCACTATTGAGGGAGCAGATAAACAGGACGAGGGCCTCTACTCTGTGATTGTGCGGAACCCTGCTGGGGAGGACAAAGCTGACATTAACGTCAAAGTTGTTG ATGTGCCAGACCCTCCCTCGGCCCCAAGGATCCTCAGTGTTGGAGAGGACTCCTGCGTTGTCCAGTGGGACCCCCCTAAGTCAGATGGTGGCAACCCGATCATTG GCTATGTGctggagaggaagaagaagaagagctaCAGGTGGATGAGGCTGAACTTTGACCCCTACACTGATACTACCTATGAGGCCAAGAGGATGATAGAGGGTGTGGAATATGAGATGCGTGTCTATGCAGTGAACGCCATTGGCATGTCATGTCACAGTGCTGCCTCACAACCTTTCATCCCAGTGG ccccaacCAGTGAGCCCGTCGGCCTGTGTGTGGATGACATCAGTAACACTACCATCTCACTGAAGTGGAGAACCCCGGAGCATCTGGGTTCGTCTGAGCTGGATGGCTATGGGATCGAGTACTGCAAGGAGGGCT CTGATGAATGGGTGCCAGCTTTCGAGGGTCTGACAGAGAGGACATCTGTGATCATCCGGGACCTGCCAACTGGGGAGAAGATGCAGTTCCGTGTCAGAGCCTACAACATGGCAGGGCCCAGTGCACCTACCTCCCTAGCACAGGCCGTCACTATCCGCGAGATCATGC AGAAACCCAAAATCTGGATTCCTAGAAATCTCCGCCAGACCCTCATCAAGAAAGTGGAGGAGACAATCAACCTTGTGATCCCTTTCCAG gGCAAGCCTAGGCCTGTGATCACCTGGAGTAAAGATGGGGAGTATCTGAACCCGAAGCAGGTCAGCGTCCGAAACAGCGACACCGACACAATCCTGTTCATCCGCAAGTCAGAGAGGAAGGACTCTGGGAAGTATGAAGTCAAGCTGCAGATTGAGAATGTTGAGGACACAGCCAGCATCTCAATTCAAATAGTCG ATTTGCCTGGGTCTCCAGAGAAACTGAAGATCATGGATGTTTGGGGCTTTAACGTGGCTCTGGAGTGGAAGCCACCCAAGGACAATGGAAATTGTGAAATAACCGGCTACATGGTTCAGAAGGCTGACAAGAAGACCATG GAATGGTACACTGTCTATGAGCTATATAGGCGAACTAACTGTGTGGTGGCTGATCTCATCATGGGGAATGAATACATCTTCCGTATCTACGCTGTGAACATGGTAGGCCTCAGCCTAGAGCCCTGCTTCTCAGCAGACAGTGCCTACATCCAGAAAACAG GTTTCGAATACAAGCCTCCAACCTACAAGGAGCATGACTTTTCCGAGGCGCCTAAGTTCACACACCCTCTAGTGAGCCGTTCAGTCATAGCAGGCTACAATGCCACCCTCAGCTGCTCTGTCAGAGGCATCCCCAAG cccaaaGTGACATGGTACAAAAACAAGATGGACATCTCCAACGAGGCCAAGTACCGTATGTTCAGTAAGCAGGGCGTACTCACCCTGGAGATCCGCAAGCCCTGCTCATTTGATGGGGGAGTGTACATGTGCAAAGCAGTCAACGCCAGTGGAGAAGATGTAGTGGAGTGCAAGCTGGAGATTCGCC CACCTGGCACATTCCCCCAAG CTCAAATCACCAAAGAGGAGAGGGATAAGCAGATGAACAAGGCTGATTAG